The following are encoded together in the Anopheles nili chromosome 3, idAnoNiliSN_F5_01, whole genome shotgun sequence genome:
- the LOC128724640 gene encoding T-box transcription factor TBX10-like has translation MTDLIDLRMHQHIAHEIYRQQMLQRIPDPFPTMLPVPVPSMHAMALPPRYSLPGVELKLQNKELWREFHKIGTEMIITKSGRRMFPSMRLTVDGLDADTNYCVLLEMMPISDCRFKFSGSQWVPAGGAEPQSPQRFCLHPDSPALGTHWASQPIVFNKVKLTNNTLDNNGHVVLTSMHKYQPRIHIIRTSDPSQIPWAAQQAFVFPETEFVAVTAYQNDRITKLKIDNNPFAKGFRETGQSRCKRKMGCNASTSSSSSSSSSSGVLGPASEGGIDGNGVGGGGAGGHLTDDEDRHELHELIKRPRSNGSPASDCTLHEGGPPLYHRLHQTNLRPFPPSPELLMRQYNQMFNPGWMDLMLPYFARTHPPYHQAHPHAPPHHHHPHHHGQPPGGAFLGPLAHSGMLPSHGPPARAPIVSPTHSNPDSNPELDRSSAFVVRTPQTSGSDYEASTERPPDSPPGSGSPKSTILRPAAIRPAAPGSASPSRGGPTGQPGLGDHGGGGDHGGGGDPAGGDPERKINFSIASILLL, from the exons ATGACGGATCTGATCGATTTGCGGATGCATCAGCACATTGCACACGAAATCTACCGCCAGCAAATGCTGCAACGGATACCAG ATCCGTTTCCGACGATGctgccggttccggtgccatCGATGCATGCGATGGCGCTACCACCACGCTACTCGCTGCCCGGCGTTGAGCTGAAGCTGCAGAATAAGGAGCTGTGGCGTGAGTTCCACAAGATCGGCACGGAAATGATCATCACGAAAAGCGGCCG CCGCATGTTCCCGTCGATGCGCCTGACAGTGGATGGACTGGACGCGGACACGAACTACTGCGTGCTGCTGGAGATGATGCCCATTAGCGACTGCCGGTTTAAGTTCAGCGGTTCCCAGTGGGTGCCGGCGGGTGGTGCCGAACCCCAGAGCCCCCAACGATTCTGCCTACACCCGGACAGCCCTGCCCTTGGTACACACTGGGCCTCGCAGCCGATCGTCTTCAACAAAGTGAAGCTCACGAACAACACGCTCGACAACAATGGTCAC GTCGTACTGACCAGCATGCACAAGTACCAGCCACGGATTCACATCATCCGCACGTCGGACCCGTCCCAGATCCCTTGGGCCGCTCAGCAGGCGTTCGTTTTCCCGGAAACCGAGTTTGTCGCCGTCACAGCCTACCAG AACGATCGCATCACGAAGCTGAAGATCGATAACAACCCCTTCGCCAAGGGATTCCGCGAGACGGGCCAATCCCGGTGCAAGCGCAAGATGGGCTGCAATGCATCAAcgtcatcctcatcgtcctccTCGTCCTCCTCGGGTGTGTTAGGACCCGCGAGTGAGGGTGGAATCGACGGCAatggcgttggtggtggtggtgctggtggccaCCTGACGGATGACGAGGATCGCCACGAACTGCACGAGCTGATCAAGCGGCCCAGATCAAACGGATCACCCGCGTCCGACTGCACCCTGCACGAGGGTGGACCCCCGCTCTACCACCGCCTTCACCAAACCAACCTGCGGCCTTTCCCACCATCACCCGAGCTGCTGATGCGCCAGTACAATCAGATGTTCAACCCCGGCTGGATGGATTTGATGTTGCCGTACTTCGCGCGCACGCATCCACCATACCATCAGGCGCATCCACACGCACCAcctcaccatcaccatcccCATCACCACGGGCAGCCTCCTGGGGGTGCGTTCCTGGGACCTCTAGCGCACAGCGGCATGTTACCGAGCCACGGACCGCCAGCTCGAGCGCCAATCGTCTCACCGACCCACTCGAACCCGGACTCGAACCCggagctcgatcgatcgtcggcGTTCGTTGTGCGAACGCCCCAAACGAGTGGCAGTGATTACGAGGCGTCGACAGAACGACCCCCAGACAGCCCACCCGGGTCGGGATCACCGAAATCGACGATCCTGCGACCGGCCGCCATTCGTCCTGCGGCGCCAGGATCAGCTTCACCTAGCCGAGGGGGACCTACGGGGCAACCGGGGCTCGGTGATCACGGTGGTGGGGGTGATCatggtggtggaggtgatCCCGCCGGGGGTGATCCCGAGCGGAAGATCAACTTCAGCATCGCTTCCATACTGCTGCTGTAG